One window from the genome of Scylla paramamosain isolate STU-SP2022 unplaced genomic scaffold, ASM3559412v1 Contig24, whole genome shotgun sequence encodes:
- the LOC135097543 gene encoding fibrocystin-L-like — protein sequence MFDGTLKTKIIRDSAGVLWHSPLETDFVTTHRDSPHVTVQVNGYFGACLGACAFTYDDATTPMLTGVSGTAGEGLQHTLTLSGMAITTTQLTCTVALWGGLHSVALSMQPAGSALLPSPIIYMVPVTVVALSITEGSTGGQYPLTVTGTGFPDSDGWEAGSAIMTLGGKKCVVISGGPTKVTCTVPAGDVNFLLTLKSMMTICCHQQALRVQALLQITGSLLLVVTRPLVVTRLLAVNHLLAVTQKLKILTQMIP from the exons ATGTTTGATGG AACTCTAAAAACCAAGATCATTCGTGACTCAGCCGGAGTCCTTTGGCACAGCCCTCTTGAGACAGACTTTGTGACCACTCATAGGGACTCTCCTCAT GTGACAGTACAAGTGAATGGTTACTTTGGTGCATGTCTTGGTGCCTGTGCCTTCACCTACGATGATGCCACCACTCCCATGCTGACTGGCGTCTCCGGCACTGCAG GCGAGGGGCTGCAGCACACCCTCACCCTGAGTGGCATGGCCATCACTACCACCCAGCTCACCTGCACTGTAGCACTGTGGGGCGGCTTGCATTCAGTGGCACTCAGCATGCAGCCGGCTGGCTCGGCActgctcccctcccccatcatcTACATGGTGCCAGTCACCGTGGTTGCACTCAGCATCACGGAGGGCAGCACTGGTGGACAGTATCCTCTCACTGTGACTGGCACTGGCTTCCCAGACAGTGATGGGTGGGAGGCTGGCAGTGCCATTATGACTCTGGGTGGCAAGAAGTGTGTGGTTATCTCTGGTGGACCCACAAAGGTCACCTGCACAGTGCCTGCTGGT GATGTGAACTTCCTGTTGACCCTCAAATCAATGATGACCATCTGCTGCCATCAGCAAGCATTACGGGTGCAAGCTCTGCTTCAAATAACAGGAAGTCTTCTTCTAGTAGTGACTCGTCCTCTAGTAGTGACTCGTCTTCTAGCAGTGAATCATCTTCTAGCAGTGACTCAGAAACTGAAGATATTGACACAGATGATTCCGTGA